ATTATTTTTTGTATTGTTTTTGCAATTATCTTTGCTTTTGGGGTAGGATTCACTTCATTTAATTTCGGTGCATTGGCAAGGTATAAAACTCCTTGTCTGGCTTTTTACCTGATTGGGATATCACTTATCTATTACTATTCGAAAAAAGATAAAAAGGAAGCAGAATTAGCTTCAACAGAATAGGCTCTTTCAATTTTTTTCCTGGCGTTAATTCCCATTTCTACTCTTAATCTATTATCATTTAGCAAGTGTAAAAGGGCAGCCTCCCATTCATTTTCATTGGCGCAAAGATATCCGTTTTCTTTATCATCTATTATCTTTTTGTTAACTCCAATTGGACTGGCTATGGCCGGTATGCCTAATGCCATATATTGTAAGGCTTTAAATCCGCATTTGCCTCTTGCCCAGGGGTCATCAGTTAGGGGCATCAAACCAATATGAAAGGACAGTAAATCTTCAATTTCTGATTTTTTATTCCATACTTTGTATTCCATAGACGGAAAATCAAAGGAAGGCTCAGTATTAGCTATTACGATAAGGGTAAATGGCTTTTTTTGATATACTTTTAAAAGAGTAGGGATAGTTTTTTCTAAAAAATGCAAGGTTGTATGCGTTCCTGTCCAACCTATTTTAACCGGAATCTCATCCTGTTTTTTTAATTGATTGTGCATGTTAACAGTGTCAATGGTCGTTGGATTTACAACAGTATTTTCATTAAACTTAGAAGCAAATTCAGCTATATATTCATTTCCGGCAGATACTTTATGCGCCATTTTGCAAATTGCAGCTGTTTTATCATGAAATTTAAATCCGGCTATAAATTTATTTGTATCTGAAGTATTGGGCAGCCAAATGGCATCGTCAAAGTCGAAAATTATTTTCTTTCTAAAAATCTTGGCAATTATCCATTCAAAAATAGGCGGACCAACGGGTGTAGCCTCTCTATGGATAAATACATAGTCATAAGAAGGTACTGAAAAAAGAATAAACAGTCGTTTTAGAAATCCTTTTAAAATGCCTATAACCTTCTGAAAAGTATATCCCTTTTTATAGAGGATTTTCCATGTTTTTTCATCTAAAAAACTTTGCTTTTTAATAGAAAAGCCGGCTTCTTCTAAATAGTGAAAGTATTGCTCAAATCGAAAGCGTTGTGAGCCCGCTGTGCCTGAAGGGTATGGAAATAAAAAAAGTACCTTTTTACCTTTTATCAATTTTTTTATGCAAATCTAATGATTCACGTTTATTATTGCAATTTTTCTGCTATTCTGAAATTTAGATTTATATTCGTATTGATTTTTATTATTTTGTTGTTAATACACAAACAGATGAGCAGTTTTAAAGAACTTAGCCAAAATCCATGGTTTAGAATGTTTAGCTTTTTGGCTTTGCTTCTTTTACCATATTTATTTTGGCAATTGATTTTATTATTTGGTGAAAATGGTGGATTTTTTCATTCAAAATTTGGAATTGACATTAGCACCGATAACTTTTTTGGTAGTTTTTGGAAAAAGACAACTCTTTTAATAGGTACTTTTTTTGTTAATATCAGCGTGCCATTAGTACATTTATTCGGGTACACTACTTTTTCTTATGATAATGTGATTGGTCTGGAAGGGCATGTCGGCTGGTTGGTGACGAGAGATTGTCTGGGGATTGGTTCTTTTGTGATTTTTCTAAGTCTTATACTGGCGTACCCTGCTCCAATGAAATTAAAAGCAATTTTTGGGGTAGCCGGATTTTTTATGATTTTGTTTTTGAATGTTTTGAGGATAGTATTATTGACAATTGGTGAAAAGGACTTCCCGGACAGCCTCGACTTTCTACACTACAATGCCTTTAGGGTAATAGTATTTGGCGCAATCTTTTTAACCTGGGGCTTGTTTTTTTATATGATAAAAAAATACGAAAAAGCTTAAAGCTTGTTAAGGCATATTTTATAGGCTTTATCATAAGATTTTATGCCTGTTTCCAGTGAATAGTAGCTCTTTGCTACTTCACTAAAGTCTTCCGCTTTGTAATTTGCAGCTAGAAGATTCTTTAAAGCTTCCCTGAAGTTTTGTTCATTTAATTCCTCCATAATCTCACCCGTATGTCTTTCACTCATAATTTTGTTCATATCACCGACTCCTCCGTTACAAATTACCGGTATCCTGCAGCCCAACAATTCTCCGTGTTTTGTAGGAGAAGAAGCTTTTTTGGAAAAAACTGCTTTAATAAAAAAGATAGCAGCATCAGAGATACTATAAAAAACGGGCATTTCGGCTCTTGAAGATGAGGTAATTGTTATCTTATCCTCAGAAATACCTATTGAGCGGGCATAATCTAAAAAAGATGTTGAATCGTCCAGAGTGACCAAAAGCAAATGTGCATTCGGTATTTCTTCTGTAGCAACTTTAAAAAAATCCAGCATTTTTTCCGGTAAATACCAGGTTCCTATTGATCCGGAAATATTAAAAATGTATTTATCGTTTAAATTTAATCTAGATTTCAGTACTTCTTTGTCGCTTTCTTTAGCCGGCTGAAAATGTTCCAGGTCAGCGGCACACGGTATTACAGTTATTTTTTCGCCAATCCCATAATGCGTATTTAAATAGTCTTTAGCAGCATAGGTAAGTGTAATCATGGCATCTGAGTGCTTAAAAAACTGAGATTCCTTTTTCTTGAAAAAAGTATAAATAGCTTTGAAAACAGGGTTTTTAAGATTCCAGTGACCGCCGTCAACCCGCTCATCAGGCCAAAATCCCCGCATGTCATACAGAAATGCTGCAGCTGTTTTATTCTTTACATGCATAGCCATCATGCAAGCCAGATGATGTCCGCGGGCTTGTACAATGTCAGCTTTTATATCTCGGGCAATTTGTAATGCCTTTCTATAACCTTTGAACAAATCTTTGATAGAGGAAAAAATAGGAAGACTCTGAGTATAAATCAGTGGTTCCCATTGTATATCTGCTTCACTTAGAATTTTACTGATGATGTCCTTATTTTTTTGAAAACGGTCTTTCTTTTCAAAAGAGAGTATAGTAAAGCGGTAGTTTAACTTTCTCAGTCCTTTTAAATAAGGAATTACCTGAGATTGACCAAGTGGATCTGTCATTCCATCCATGGAAATATAAAGGATATTAACTTCTTTACTCATGATATTTCCTTACGATAAAAATGGGTCTGTTCTGTGTTTCAATAAAAATCCGGTGGATATACTCACCAAGTATGCCTAAAAATAATAACTGCACGCTCCCAATAAAAAAGATGCTGAGCATTATGGAAGTCCAGCCGGTTATTGCTTCTCCCATTATTTTTTTAACTAAAACTACTACAACCCCCACTACAGAAAAGAAAATGCCAAGTAGTCCGATGATAATGCAGACCTTAATTGGAACTTTCGAAAAGGAATAGATGGCATCCAGTGCGAGAGTTAGAAGACTGGTGAAATTCATTTTTGCATCACCCACTTCCCGGTCAGGTCTTGAGTATTCTATAAAACCTTGCTTAAAACCTATGAAAAAACGCAATCCGGGCAGATATCTGTTCTTTTCGCCTAATTTTAGAAAGGCATTTAAAGCCGAACGGTTCATGATTGAAAAATTCCCAACATTTTTAGGGGCATTGATATTACTGAGTCGGCTGAATATTTTGTGAAAAAGCTTTATTAAGCTTCTTTTTAAGAATCCTTCTTTTCGCTCTGTTCTGCTTCCAAAAACCACATCAAGCTCTTCAGTGGTGATTTTTTTATACATTTCTGCTATAATTTCCGGCGGATCTTGTAAGTCCCCATCCATCATAACCGTAAAATTACCTTTTGCATAGCTGAGACCTGCTGTATAAGCTGCCTGATGACCAAAATTTCTGGAGAGCTCTACTACTTTAAATCGATTGTCTTTTTGATGGCATGCAAGTAGTAATTCAAGCGTGTTGTCAGTACTGCCATCATTTACACAAATAATTTCAAAGTTTGGGGTGATCTTTTCCAAAGCACCGGTCGTCCTTTCAAAAAGTTGTTCAATTAACTCTTGTTCGTTATAAACAGGAATCACAAGAGATATTTCTATGCTTTCTGGCATCACTTTTTTTTGCAAATTAAAGAATATTTCTTTTTTTATCTTAATGAATTGCCGGAAAGCCCGTAATTCAGCATTTTAGATTTTTTGAAAGTCAGTCGAATTATAGGCTTCTTTCCACCACTTATGCAGTACGATCAGTAGCCACAAACGGTTGTATAGGTAATCCTCGCCGGACAAAAATCGTTTCTTTAAAACGTCAACTTTATTATATTTTACAAAACCCGCAGAAGTAATAACTTTTTCATTGAGATAATCATCAATTAAAAACCGCAATTCATCTTTTAACCAGTGAATAAGCGGAATGCTGAATCCCCATTTTGGCCTTTTGAAAAGTTCTTCCGGAACATAATTATACAAAACCTGCTTTAAAAGGTATTTAGAAGATTTGTTTTTAATTTTTAATTCGGGTGATAAGTTAATGGCAAACTCAACGATACGATAGTCCAACAAGGGGACTCTGGTTTCCAGAGAATATCTCATACTGGCACGATCAACTTTCACCAGTAAGTCATCTTTCAAATAATTTTTTAAATCAAAAAGTGCCTGATTTTCTTCAGTTGTTAATTTACGGGATGTTTCTGTAAAGTTTTCTTTTAGCTGAAAGTCACTTTGAAAATCCGGGAGGAGAATATCCTCTATTTCCTCTCTTCGGAATAAGTATTGCTCTTGTGCAAAAATATGGCTAGGCATGTGTTTTTCGTCCGGGAAGTAAAACATGTGGGCCGCTCTTTTTTGCCTGTTATTCCCTCTGGAAAGAATTTGCCTGATTGGCAGTCGCAATAGTTTTAGAATAGGGTTCTGTAGTCGTCCGGCCCATTTGTAAGCACCGTACCCCATAAAAAGTTCATCCCCTCCATCACCGGATAAAGTCATGGTAACATGCTCTCTGGCAAGTTTGGAGACTAACATAGTCGGGAATGCGGACGAGTCTGAAAAAGGCTCGTCATAAACGTCTATTATATCCGGAACCAATTGCTGAACATCTTTTTGCGAAACTATAAATTCGTGATGACGGGTGCCTAAATGTTTGGCAACTTTTGCTGCATATTCCGCCTCATTATGACTTTGTTCTTTAAATCCTATCGAAAAAGTGTTTAGGGGTTTTGACGTTAATTTTGAAGCTACAGCTGTTACAACACTTGAATCAATTCCTCCGGATAAAAATGTACCAAAAGGAACATCACTGATAAGTCTGTATTTTACGGAACTTTCCAGTAATTCATGCAGCTTGGTTTTTGCTTCTGATTCATCTGTGAGTATTTCTTCAGTTACCCGTTCTTCGGGCTTCCAATAGGAAACAAAATCAAGTTTTTTGTTTTTATATTCGGCCATTTCACCGGATGGGAACTTTTGCACTTTTGAATAGATGCTTAAAGGCTCCGGGATGTATCCTAAATGTAAAAAGGCATTTACTGCTTCGCGTGAAATGTTTCCACACTTTTCACCCAGAATTTTCTTTATTGCTTTTAATTCAGATGCAAAAACCAGCAGGCCATCCTGATGGTAAAAATATAGTGGCTTTATTCCTAAACGGTCTCTGAATAAGAAAAGAGTTTGTTTTTGTTTATCCCAAATGGCAAACACAAACATGCCATTGCACTTAGAGATAAATTCTTTCCCCCAACAGGCAAAAGCTTCTAAGATAATTTCAGTATCGGTTGTTGTTTTGGGAGCAAACTGCGGCCTTTCTTCTTTGAGCTCACTCAATATTTCATTGAAGTTATAAATTTCGCCATTGTATGCAATTACATATCTGTTGCATTGGCTGTGCATGGGTTGATTGCCTTGTTCTGATAAGTCTAAAATACTCAGTCTTCTGTGTAATAAACTGAATCCGTTTTCAGTATAAAGTCCGTCTGCATCAGGACCCCGGTGTTTTATGCAGGCAGAGATACTTTTCCAATCTTCAGTACTGAGGTTTAGTTTCTGTTCTAAGTCAACAACGCCTGCAAGTCCGCACATGCTTATTCTTTAATTTTGTAATACTGAATAAACCAATCGTTAAAAGCTTCCAGGCCTTTTCTGAGTGATGTGCTTGGCTTATAACCTAAAAGTTTTTTGGCTTTGCTTATGCTTGCAAATGTAAAATCTACATCACCGGCTTGTTTGGGTTTTTCAATTTTAATGATCTTTTTACCGGTAACAGCTTCAATCTCGTTTATTAAATCATGGAGCAATATGGGTTTATTATTTCCTAAGTTCAGCGTTTCATAAACATTGTCGTTTTCCATTACGTAAGATGCTGAAGCCTGAATGCCGTTTATAGTATCGTGGATAAAAGTATAGTCTCTGCCGGTTGTGCCATCTCCATAGATTTCTATGGGTTCATTATTGTAGATTTTTTTAAAAAACTTATGAATAGCCAGATCCGGCCTTTGGCGTGGACCAAAAACGGTGAAAAAACGTAAGTTTATTACATCAATATCATAAAGATCATGATAAACATGAGTGAGCAATTCTCCGCTTTTTTTAGTTGAAGCATAAAATGAAACGGGTTTATCTACAGCCATGCTTTCATCAAAAGGCCCTTTGCCGGCATTTCCGTATACAGAAGAAGAGGAAGCGAATAAAAGTTTTTTTAAATTCTTTCTTTTCATCCATTCCAACAATTCTGTCGTTCCGCTAAGATTAGTGCTTACATATCCAACAGGATCTTCTAAAGAAGGCAGTACACCGGCTTTAGCTGCCAGATGGATTACTAAATCATAATTATCGTCTAATTTATCCCAGGAATGTCTATCTCTGATATCCATCTCTGAAAATGTGAAATTAGGGTGATTCCTGAGGATCTTGAGGTTATTTAACTTGTATCCTTTATCATAAAAGGGGTCAAAGTTATCTATTCCGGTTACGCTCCAATTTTTATTTAAATAAAATTCAGCTAAATGCGAGCCAATAAAACCCGCAGCACCTGTAATTAATACTTTTTTAGACATAAGGTTTTCTTAAAAATCATTATTTATAGTCTCAAAAATGATTTAAATACGTTCAAATTAAAGCATTTAAATTCATTTTGCCGGTATCTTTTGAGATTCTTTAAGCAAAACTAAATTTATTACAAGATTTTTTTTGATTAAGGACTTAAAAAAAATGTGATTTTTTTTAGCCCATTATTAAGTTGAATTTATAGTCAGGAAGAACTATTAACATACTTTGCATTAACATTTTTCACCGTTTATCCATTGTTTTTTGCTAAGTTTGTATGTATGTTTTTTACATAGTTTTATTTAAAAATGCTTTTCATGAGTTACGAATCTGTTGAAAAAACGAATGTGAACATCAAAACTGAAAGGCTTCAGCTACTGTTTTTATTTGTTTTTTCTTTTTTGTTATTTGTGAATACTTTGTCACATCAATATGCCCTTGACGATTCAATTGTAATTACAGAAAACAGCCTTACAAAAGAAGGTTTGTCCGGTATTCCGGAAATAATGAAAAGAGACGCCTTTTACGGTTTTTTTGGTGGTGAAAGAAATTTAGTCGCCGGTGGCAGATACCGGCCTCTTTCAATTGCTACATTTGCTGTTGAATATCATTTTTTGGGGAAAAATCCCTTTTTCAGCCACCTTGTAAATGCTTTATTATATTCGATTTGTGTTCTTTTGGTTTTTCTAATCATGAAATTGTGGTTGAAAAATCATTTTAATAACAAGCATTATTTGAGTATTCCTTTTTTAATCGCATTGTTGTTTGCCGCGCATCCAATTCATACAGAAGTAGTGGCAAATATTAAAGGTCGTGATGAAATCATGGGATTATTAGGTGCCCTGGGTGCTATGTTTTTTTTCTGGAAGTATCTTTTTCATAAAAAGTTACCGCATTTGATATTTGCGTTTGTTTGCTTTTTCTTAGGCTTACTTTCAAAAGAAAATGTCATTACATTTTTACCACTTTTTGCTCTGGCCGTTTATTTTTTCGAGCCTAAAAAATTGAAATCTGCTATTTTGCCTTCAATTGGTTTTCTGGCTTTAAGTGGGCTGTATCTGTATCTTCGGCATATTTTTACGGGAACTGATTTTACTCCAAGCATGACGGTGCTTAATAATGCCTATATACATGCCACGGAAAGTGAACGTCTGGCAACTATTTTATTTACTTTCGGAAAGTATTTGCAGTTATTAATTTTTCCTCATCCATTAACGCATGATTATTATTTTAATCAAATTCCACTTCAATCCTGGTCTTCTCCCGGAGTGATTATCAGCCTTCTTTTATTGCTTTCGGCTTTGGCTTATGGTGTTTTCGGGCTTTTGAAAAGAGATCCGGTGGCATTTGGAATTATCTTTTTCTTAGCAACATTTTCAATCGTTTCAAATTTGTTTTTTAATGTTGGAACGACTATGTCTGAACGTTTTATGTTCATGCCTTCTCTTGGATTTGTGTTAATATTTACCATTTTAACTCATCGTCTCGTAAAGAAGTTTGTAATAGAAAATAAGCGAATTCAATACAGGGCAATTATAATCGGGCTGTTTGTATTGGGCTTCAGTGTTAAAACACTGGAAAGAAATCCGGCCTGGGAAAATAACTACACGCTTTTTTCAACAGATATAAAATACTCTCCCAATAGTGCAAAGCTGAATAGTGCCTTAGGAGGTACGCTCATTGAAGAAGCAGAAAAAAATGTAACGGCAGAGGAGAAAGCTGATTTACTGAATAGTGCCACATTTTATTTAAACAGAGCCGTTCAGATTTATCCTAATTTTTCAGTAGCATGGAATCTTTTGGGGAATGCTCACTATTTGAAGGGGAGCCCGTTGGATTCTATGCGGTTTAGTTACTCCAGAGCGCTGCAGGCAAATCCGGCAAATTTTGATGCAAATTTAAATTTTGGAATGGTTTTAAATGCAAACAAACGATATAATGAGTCGGTTAGATTGTTGGAAAGAGCAGCTTCGCTACAACCTAACAGCTTTAATGCATGGTTTCATTTGGGAGACGCTTTTTATCAGTTAGGAGAAGCTGGGAAATCATTGCAGGCATTTTATACAGCAGTAAGCTTAAATCCACAATCTCATAATGCATATTATAGAATTGGTATGACTTATGGCCGGCTTCGAAATGATTTTGATAATGCAATCTTAAATTTTGAACGGGCTATAGAAATCAATGATGGTATTCACTATTATTATGAAGACCTTGGTGTTGCTTATGGTTTTAAAGGCCAACACCGGCAGGCTATTGAGGCTTTTTTAAAGGTTATTGAGCTAAAGCCTGATTATGGTCAGGCATATTTCAATCTGGGGACTTCTTACCTTGCATTAGGTGATACTGTTAGAGCAAATGAAAATTTTGCCATTTCTCAACAGTTGCAGTAAACTTTCTTTACGTTTTAGACATATGTTTGAAGATTTAGTTAAATCAATTAGCTGAAAGTATATTTCTTTATTGAAGTCATATTAAGATTTAGGGCCTAAATAATTGGCTATGGTGTAAAATTTAGAACATTAAGTTTTAGAAAGAAATAAAAAAAACAAACGACCGTTTGGTAAAATGAATAATAGATTTTATCTTAGCAGTAGTTAAATTTAGAATAAATGCCCAGACAAAAGGTTAGCCGTGAATTTATTTTGCATCAGTCTTTAAAAATTTTCAGGCAGAAAAGTTTTTACAATACCACCACCTCGGATATTGCAGCTGCATGTGGCTTGCAAAAGGGTAGCTTATACCACTATTTCCCCAGTAAAGAGGCGATAATGATAGAGGTAATTAATTATGTCCATGATTTTTTTTCAAAAGAAATATTTGTTCACGCTTATAATGAAAAATTAGGCGCAAAGCAACGACTGGAATACATTATAGATTTGACAGAAGATATCTTTATAGGCCCTGACGGGGGAGATGTAATGGGAAATATAGGTGTAGAAACCGCCAGAGTAGTGCCGGAGTTTGCCGCTCCGATCAGAAGCTTTTTTATAGATTGGAAAAATGCACTTTCTTTTATTTTTAAGTCGGAGTATGACGAGGAAATTGCAGCTGAATATGCTGAACAAAGTGTAGCTGAAATTGAAGGATCAATCTTGATGATGCGTATTTTTAATGACCCCGAAATATTAAAGAGAACGCATACAAGAGTTTTGAAAAAATTAAAAAAATAACAAACAAGCGTTTGGTAAATTGACAAACAAATTTTAAATTTGATAAAAATTAAATAAATTTTTTAATTGTAAACTACAGTATAAATGAACAGAAAAATTAAAAAAGTCGCTATTCTCGGTTCGGGAATTATGGGTTCCAGAATTGCTTGCCACTTTGCAAATATAGGTGTGCAGGTTGTCTTGCTGGATATTGTTCCGCGAGAGTTAAGTGATAAAGAAAAAGCAGCAGGACTGACAATGGAAAGTCCTCACGTGCGTAATAGAATTGTGAATGAGGCTTTGCAAAGTACACTTAAGTCAAACCCTTCTCCTATTTACAATAAAAAGTTCGCTACGAAAATAACGACCGGAAACTTTGACGATGATTTTGAAAAAGTTTCTGATGTAGATTGGATTATGGAAGTGGTAATTGAAAATCTGGATATCAAAAAGCAGATTTTTGAAAAAGTTGATAAGCTCAGAAAGAAAGGCACTATCATTTCTTCAAATACTTCCAGTATTCCCATTCACCAAATGATTGAAGGTCGTTCTGAAGATTTTGTGAAACACTTTTTAGGTACTCACTTTTTCAATCCGCCTCGCTACCTGAGATTACTTGAAATAATTCCTACCGAGCATACAGATAAAGGTTTGGTTGACTTTTTAATGGACTACGGCAGCAGGCAATTGGGTAAAGTAACGGTTGAATGTAAGGATACTACAGCCTTTATTGCTAACAGAATTGGTGTTTTTGGAATCATGGCCATTTTTCATTTAATGAAAGAGGTTGGTTTGACGGTTGAGGAAGTTGATGCTTTAACAGGGCCGGTTTTGGGTCGTCCTAAATCAGCTACTTTCAGAACTTGTGATTTAGTTGGGATAGATACTTTGGTAAAAGTTGCCGATATAGTAAGAGAAAACAGGCCAAATGATGAAGCGCGTGAGCTTTTCAAAATTCCTGATTTTGTAAATACCATGGTAGAAAAAAAGTGGCTTGGAGATAAAACCGGTCAGGGCTTTTATAAAAAAGTAAAAAATGAAGAGGGTAAATCCGAGATTTTAGCATTGGATTTAGACACCTTAGAATATAAACCTAAAACACGGCCAAAATTTGCAACGCTGGATGCAGCAAAGCCGATAGAAAATCTACACGATAGAGTCAGAGCCTTAAATAAAGGAAAAGATAAAGCCGGAGAATTCTTAAGAAAGCTTTCATATCGTGTGTTTAGCTATGTGTCGCACAGAATTCCTGAAATAGCAGATGAACTGTATAAAGTAGATGATGCATTAAACGCCGGGTTTGGATGGGAGTTAGGACCATTTGAAACCTGGGATGTGCTGGGAATTGAAAAGGTTGTTCCTGAAATGGAAAAAGAAGGATATAGCATTGCTCCCTGGGTAAAAGATATGCTGTCTAAAAATGTGAAATCTTTTTACAAGGTTCATAATGGCAAGCGTCAGTATTATGATATTAATAAGGGAGAATATCTGGATATACCGGGTAAAGAACACTTTATATTATTAGATAACTTCAGGCCTAATAAGCCGGTTTGGCAAAATTCCGGAGTTACCTTACATGACATAGGTGATGGTGTGCTGAATCTGGAATTTCATACAAAAATGAATTCTATTGGAAGCGAAGTTCTTGAGGGTATTAATAAATCCATAGAGATAGCTGAAAATGGCTATAAAGGTTTGGTTATTGCAAATGAAGGGCAGAACTTTTCAGCCGGTGCTAATATCGGGATGATTTTTATGCTTGCCGTTGAGCAGGAATATGATGAATTAGATTTTGCAATTCGATATTTCCAAAATACCATGATGCGTGTAAGATATTCATCCGTGCCGGTCGTTGTAGCTCCTCACGGACTTACACTGGGAGGCGGCTGCGAAATGTCCATGCATGCCGATAAAGTTGTAGCATCAGCTGAAACTTACATAGGGCTGGTAGAAGTAGGCGTTGGAGTAATCCCGGCAGGTGGGGGAACCAAAGAGTTTGTCCTTAGAACATCTGATAAATTTTATAACGGAGATGTGCAATTGCCGAGATTGCAGGAAAGTTTCATAAATATAGCTACCGCTAAAGTTGCTACTTCTGCTCATGAAGCTTATGATTTAGGCATCTTGCGCGAAGGTCTGGACATGGTAGTTGTCAATCAGGATAAT
This genomic interval from Chitinophagaceae bacterium contains the following:
- a CDS encoding 3-hydroxyacyl-CoA dehydrogenase/enoyl-CoA hydratase family protein, which produces MNRKIKKVAILGSGIMGSRIACHFANIGVQVVLLDIVPRELSDKEKAAGLTMESPHVRNRIVNEALQSTLKSNPSPIYNKKFATKITTGNFDDDFEKVSDVDWIMEVVIENLDIKKQIFEKVDKLRKKGTIISSNTSSIPIHQMIEGRSEDFVKHFLGTHFFNPPRYLRLLEIIPTEHTDKGLVDFLMDYGSRQLGKVTVECKDTTAFIANRIGVFGIMAIFHLMKEVGLTVEEVDALTGPVLGRPKSATFRTCDLVGIDTLVKVADIVRENRPNDEARELFKIPDFVNTMVEKKWLGDKTGQGFYKKVKNEEGKSEILALDLDTLEYKPKTRPKFATLDAAKPIENLHDRVRALNKGKDKAGEFLRKLSYRVFSYVSHRIPEIADELYKVDDALNAGFGWELGPFETWDVLGIEKVVPEMEKEGYSIAPWVKDMLSKNVKSFYKVHNGKRQYYDINKGEYLDIPGKEHFILLDNFRPNKPVWQNSGVTLHDIGDGVLNLEFHTKMNSIGSEVLEGINKSIEIAENGYKGLVIANEGQNFSAGANIGMIFMLAVEQEYDELDFAIRYFQNTMMRVRYSSVPVVVAPHGLTLGGGCEMSMHADKVVASAETYIGLVEVGVGVIPAGGGTKEFVLRTSDKFYNGDVQLPRLQESFINIATAKVATSAHEAYDLGILREGLDMVVVNQDNRIAEAKKAVIQLSEEGYTQPVQRDDILVLGRTALGSLTAGVYSFKLGQYATAHDSLIAQKLAYAMCGGDLSEPTKVTEQYLLDLERQAFLSLLGEKKTLERMQSILQTGKPLRN